In one window of Episyrphus balteatus chromosome 3, idEpiBalt1.1, whole genome shotgun sequence DNA:
- the LOC129914111 gene encoding 3'(2'),5'-bisphosphate nucleotidase 1, with translation MSSPLVMRIMSLSINTAKRAGTIIRDVMQKGNLGIVEKAKDDLQTEADRSAQRCIIASLSKQFPKINIIGEEGGSDLNVAQDWLVTEMDSDFLTKTCPADLTDVKDEDCIVWVDPLDGTSEYTQGFLEHVTVLIGIAVKNSAIGGVIHQPYYKHDTGEIGRTIWGLKGLGSGGFELKTAPDDKFIITTTRSHSNPIVQSALDALSPTEVIKVGGAGYKVLQLLEGKAHAYVFASPGCKKWDTCAPEAVLEAAGGTLTNMFGDHYEYHVDVEHPNKKGVLATIGSVSHSDIVSKIPQNVKDAMNK, from the exons atgtCTAGTCCACTTGTGATGAGAATAATGTCCTTATCAATAAATACAGCCAAACGTGCTGGAACTATTATAAGAGATGTTATGCAAAAAGGCAATTTGGGTATCGTTGAAAAG gCCAAAGATGATCTTCAAACAGAAGCAGACAGATCAGCTCAACGATGTATCATTGCTTCGTTGAGTAAACAATTTcctaaaattaatataattggCGAAGAAGGGGGTTCGGACTTAAATGTCGCCCAAGATTGGTTAGTAACTGAAATGGATTCAGATTTCCTAACTAAAACATGTCCCGCTGACTTGACCGATGTCAAAGATGAGGACTGCATTGTTTGGGTCGATCCACTCGATGGCACATCTGAATACACTCAAGGATTCCTCGAACACGTAACTGTGTTGATTGGAATCGCTGTTAAGAATTCAGCAATTGGTGGTGTTATTCACCAGCCCTATTATAAACACGATACCGGAGAAATCGGTCGTACAATATGGGGCCTTAAAGGTCTCGGTTCAGGtggatttgaattaaaaactgcGCCGGATGATAAATTTATCATTACCACAACTAGATCACATTCCAATCCGATTGTTCAGAGTGCTTTAGATGCATTAAGTCCAACCGAAGTTATTAAAGTTGGTGGAGCGGGATATAAAGTATTGCAATTATTGGAAGGCAAAGCACATGCGTATGTATTTGCAAGTCCAGGATGCAAAAAGTGGGATACTTGTGCTCCTGAAGCTGTTCTTGAAGCTGCGGGAGGTACTTTGACAAATATGTTTGGTGATCACTATGAATATCATGTTGATGTGGAACATCCAAATAAAAAAGGTGTTCTTGCGACGATTGGAAGCGTTTCTCATAGTGACATTGTCAGTAAAATACCACAAAATGTTAAAGATGCTATGAATAAGTAA